From one Flavobacteriales bacterium genomic stretch:
- a CDS encoding DUF1905 domain-containing protein, translated as MTAKKSPPVFQFTAPLERMTGRFAWSYVEFPHDVKELFGKRGEVRVNCLVNGVAADRALMPTKSGYHIIVLGGDLRRQAGIKRPGEPVKMELWLDPEPDRISIPAELAETLDFIPEMKAAWDKLTPGMKRSMCYWVGSAKTEPTRAKRIAELLRRFETGHFQVGKGPEPSKPKGRK; from the coding sequence ATGACAGCGAAGAAGAGTCCTCCGGTCTTCCAGTTCACGGCCCCGCTGGAGCGCATGACGGGCCGGTTCGCGTGGAGCTACGTGGAGTTCCCGCACGATGTGAAGGAGCTTTTCGGCAAGCGCGGCGAGGTACGTGTAAACTGCCTGGTCAATGGTGTGGCCGCGGACCGCGCCCTGATGCCCACGAAGAGCGGCTACCACATCATTGTGCTCGGCGGAGACCTGCGCCGGCAAGCCGGGATCAAACGGCCTGGCGAACCGGTGAAAATGGAATTGTGGCTGGACCCCGAGCCTGACCGCATCAGCATCCCGGCTGAACTGGCGGAAACACTCGATTTCATCCCGGAGATGAAGGCGGCTTGGGACAAGCTCACGCCCGGCATGAAGCGCAGCATGTGCTACTGGGTGGGCAGCGCCAAGACCGAGCCCACACGTGCCAAGCGGATCGCTGAGCTGCTGCGGCGATTCGAGACCGGCCATTTCCAGGTGGGCAAAGGGCCGGAGCCTTCGAAACCGAAGGGGAGGAAATAA
- a CDS encoding 30S ribosomal protein S16: MPTRIRLQRKGKKGRPYYHLVVADSRAPRDGKYIERIGAYDPNQNPAFIEINRDKALDWLEKGAQPSDTCRAILSYTGIVYRNHLNGGVKKGAFTQEEADRRFDAWMNEKNAKIESKRTKLADGADKAAKDRVAAELKKAEEMAAKLSAKLAASAAAEVAAPAAEEAPAETAADAPAEAAAEGDAPAAE; the protein is encoded by the coding sequence ATGCCAACTCGCATCCGCCTTCAGAGAAAAGGCAAGAAAGGCCGGCCCTACTACCATTTGGTGGTGGCCGATTCCCGCGCTCCGCGCGACGGGAAGTACATCGAACGGATCGGTGCCTATGATCCCAACCAGAATCCCGCATTCATCGAGATCAATCGCGATAAGGCGCTTGACTGGCTGGAGAAGGGCGCGCAACCCAGCGATACCTGCCGTGCGATCCTGAGCTATACGGGAATCGTTTACCGCAACCATCTCAATGGCGGGGTGAAGAAGGGCGCGTTCACGCAAGAAGAGGCCGACCGCCGTTTCGATGCGTGGATGAATGAGAAGAACGCCAAGATCGAGAGCAAGCGCACCAAGCTCGCCGATGGCGCCGACAAGGCCGCCAAGGACCGCGTGGCCGCAGAACTGAAGAAGGCCGAGGAGATGGCCGCGAAGCTCAGCGCCAAGCTGGCTGCTTCCGCCGCTGCTGAGGTTGCCGCTCCTGCTGCCGAGGAAGCTCCCGCCGAAACGGCTGCTGACGCGCCCGCCGAGGCCGCTGCAGAAGGCGATGCCCCTGCCGCCGAGTAA
- a CDS encoding AsmA family protein, which yields MKKWVKRILLTLGTIFILLLAAAVLIPILFKDKIEAAVKAEVNKSLNATVNWGAWDITILRSFPNLTVEIADVSVLNAAPFEGVELARIAGLIATVDVKSLFGDKIEVKRIQLVKPNIHVKVLEDGRANWDIAKPDTAQAAEVEPADTASAFHLGLSEFSITDGRLIYDDASLTFSMDLFGLDLTGSGDMTESLYTLKTVLHADTANVSFDGVKYLRHVKADITADLDMDMPNMKFTFRENEATINQLVLGFDGWLAMPGDPIDMDITWNAKKTDFGTLLSLVPAEFATDLSGVQMSGKAGFSGHVKGSMSDESMPGFGVAMDVDQGRFKYPDLPAAVEDIYIDLKVNSPGGKDLDGMVVDLKRFAMKMAGNPVEARMHLTHPISDPNVDAELKADLDLASVKKVVPMEGDELQGKLAADVRMKGAMSDVEAQRYEEFQADGRVTLAGMNYASDSLPYAVGIKALQFDFSPRFLALTSFTGSLGSSNLQANGRMDNYIQWWLRDSTLMGSFDLVADKFDLNELMGPSDSPEAESAPADSTPMSVIEVPGNIDFRMGLKAGEVIYDQMKLTNVRGGMHVHDQRVDLKDVFFNLFNGSVVMSGGYEARDVQKPSIDFRYDIKDLDIQQTVAYVDLVQKVAPIAKTCKGSFSTRLDMKGRLNERMEADLNSLTGDGTLVTRNVQVDGFQPLVDLAKALKVKEIENTKLQDVSFSYEFRDGRMEVKPFKVKIDRIQSEVKGSTGFAQQDIDYDMKARVPTDIFGSNAATAVGGLLGKANAAIGSNLQVPKELDATIKFTGTVTKPIVKPVFAGGTTSVKDAVVTEVKEEINTQINKAKEEAIARAKEERDKLIAKAQAEADKLKADARREAAAAKAQAYKAADDELAKVSNPLAKAAARLVADKAKQEADKVEQRAIAEADKRADAIVEAARKQGDELVRKAEATDTTVK from the coding sequence ATGAAAAAGTGGGTCAAGCGCATACTCCTCACGCTCGGGACAATATTCATCCTGCTGCTCGCAGCGGCGGTGCTCATCCCCATCCTGTTCAAGGATAAGATTGAAGCAGCCGTAAAGGCGGAGGTGAACAAGAGCCTCAATGCCACGGTGAATTGGGGCGCATGGGACATCACCATCCTCAGGAGCTTCCCGAACCTCACGGTGGAAATAGCCGATGTGAGCGTGCTGAACGCCGCACCATTCGAAGGCGTGGAATTGGCCCGCATCGCTGGCCTTATCGCCACGGTGGACGTCAAGAGCCTCTTCGGTGACAAGATCGAAGTGAAGCGCATCCAGCTGGTGAAGCCGAACATCCATGTGAAGGTGCTCGAGGACGGCCGCGCGAACTGGGACATCGCCAAGCCGGACACAGCGCAGGCAGCTGAAGTGGAGCCGGCGGACACCGCGAGCGCATTCCACCTTGGGCTCTCGGAATTCTCGATCACGGACGGTCGATTGATCTACGACGACGCATCCCTCACTTTCTCGATGGACCTCTTCGGCCTCGACCTCACTGGCAGCGGTGACATGACCGAAAGCCTGTACACCCTCAAGACCGTGCTGCACGCCGATACGGCTAACGTCTCGTTCGACGGCGTGAAGTACCTGCGCCATGTGAAGGCGGATATCACGGCTGACCTCGACATGGACATGCCCAACATGAAGTTCACCTTCCGCGAGAACGAGGCCACCATCAATCAACTCGTGCTGGGCTTCGATGGCTGGCTGGCCATGCCCGGCGACCCCATCGACATGGACATCACCTGGAACGCCAAGAAGACCGACTTCGGCACCCTGCTCTCTTTGGTTCCCGCAGAGTTCGCCACGGATCTGAGCGGCGTGCAGATGAGCGGAAAGGCCGGGTTCAGCGGGCATGTGAAGGGCAGCATGAGCGACGAGAGCATGCCGGGCTTTGGCGTGGCGATGGACGTTGATCAAGGGCGCTTCAAGTACCCGGACCTTCCGGCGGCCGTGGAGGACATCTACATTGACCTGAAGGTGAACAGCCCCGGCGGAAAGGACCTCGACGGCATGGTGGTGGACCTGAAGCGGTTCGCGATGAAGATGGCCGGCAATCCGGTGGAAGCGCGCATGCACCTCACGCATCCCATCAGCGACCCGAATGTGGATGCGGAGCTGAAGGCCGACCTCGATCTCGCCAGCGTGAAGAAAGTGGTGCCCATGGAAGGCGACGAGCTGCAGGGCAAGCTCGCAGCCGATGTGCGCATGAAAGGCGCCATGAGCGATGTGGAGGCGCAGCGATACGAGGAGTTCCAGGCCGATGGGCGCGTGACGCTCGCGGGCATGAACTACGCCTCGGACTCACTGCCGTACGCCGTCGGCATCAAGGCGCTGCAGTTCGATTTCAGCCCGCGCTTCCTGGCGCTCACCAGCTTCACCGGAAGCCTGGGAAGCAGCAACCTGCAGGCGAACGGCCGCATGGACAATTACATCCAATGGTGGCTGCGCGACAGCACCCTCATGGGCAGCTTCGACCTCGTGGCGGACAAATTCGACCTGAATGAACTCATGGGTCCGAGTGATTCGCCCGAAGCCGAAAGCGCACCGGCCGACAGCACGCCGATGAGCGTGATCGAAGTGCCCGGCAACATCGACTTCCGGATGGGGCTCAAGGCCGGTGAGGTGATCTACGACCAGATGAAGCTCACCAATGTCCGCGGCGGCATGCATGTGCACGACCAGCGCGTGGACCTGAAGGATGTATTCTTCAACCTGTTCAATGGGTCAGTGGTCATGTCCGGCGGCTATGAGGCGCGCGATGTGCAGAAGCCCAGCATCGATTTCCGGTACGATATCAAGGACCTCGACATCCAGCAGACCGTGGCCTATGTGGACCTCGTTCAGAAAGTGGCCCCGATCGCCAAGACCTGCAAGGGCAGCTTCAGCACCAGGCTCGACATGAAGGGCCGATTGAACGAGCGCATGGAAGCCGACCTCAATTCGCTCACCGGCGACGGCACCCTGGTGACGCGCAATGTGCAGGTGGATGGATTCCAGCCCTTGGTTGACCTCGCGAAGGCGCTCAAGGTGAAGGAGATCGAGAACACGAAGCTCCAGGATGTCAGCTTCAGCTACGAATTCAGGGACGGCCGCATGGAGGTGAAGCCATTCAAGGTGAAGATCGATCGCATCCAGAGCGAAGTGAAGGGGAGCACGGGCTTCGCGCAGCAGGACATCGACTACGACATGAAGGCGAGGGTCCCCACGGACATCTTCGGGTCGAATGCGGCGACCGCGGTGGGCGGGCTGCTCGGCAAGGCCAATGCGGCCATCGGGTCGAACCTGCAGGTGCCGAAGGAACTCGATGCCACGATCAAGTTCACGGGCACGGTGACCAAGCCCATCGTGAAGCCGGTCTTCGCGGGTGGAACCACCAGCGTAAAGGATGCCGTGGTCACTGAGGTGAAGGAGGAGATCAACACCCAGATCAACAAGGCCAAGGAAGAGGCGATCGCCCGCGCGAAGGAGGAGCGTGACAAGCTCATCGCCAAGGCGCAGGCCGAGGCCGATAAGCTCAAGGCCGATGCGCGGCGCGAAGCAGCGGCAGCCAAGGCACAGGCCTACAAAGCCGCCGACGATGAGCTGGCCAAGGTGTCCAATCCGCTCGCCAAGGCTGCCGCTAGGCTCGTGGCCGACAAGGCCAAGCAGGAGGCCGACAAGGTTGAGCAGCGCGCCATCGCGGAAGCTGATAAGCGCGCCGACGCGATCGTGGAGGCAGCACGGAAGCAGGGCGATGAACTGGTGAGGAAGGCGGAGGCCACGGATACGACAGTGAAATGA